A single Primulina eburnea isolate SZY01 chromosome 11, ASM2296580v1, whole genome shotgun sequence DNA region contains:
- the LOC140804439 gene encoding BAG family molecular chaperone regulator 2-like, translating into MMRMRTKSNVLPQMNGSLADGGGVGFGRGGGRGEVGEKPWELRPGGMLVQKRTEADQNHVPPPPIRVRVKYGSVYHEIHINSQATFGELKKLLAGPTGLHHQDQKLFYKDKERDSNSFLDSAGVKDKSKIVLVEDAISQEKRYLEMRKTAKMEKAAKLISEISMEVDRLAGKVSALETVVSRGGKVVEKDVVDLIELLMNQLLKLDGIVADGDVKLQSKIQVKRVQKNVEILDALKMKNSATASNGNHVATPTQQNQPQQQKHANGLTSSPFQPHMNSKGNVAASPVQPQQPRHSFGSSSTDSPRHIQDQPSRQSSSTAAVVITTQWETFDSTPAPIRGANPSISTLGTNTFHLVQPSFTWDLM; encoded by the exons atgatgaggATGAGGACTAAGAGTAATGTGTTGCCGCAAATGAATGGTAGTTTGGCTGACGGCGGTGGTGTTGGTTTTGGCCGAGGAGGAGGCCGTGGTGAAGTCGGTGAGAAACCATGGGAGCTTAGGCCCGGCGGAATGCTGGTTCAGAAGCGGACGGAAGCAGATCAAAACCACGTCCCCCCGCCTCCAATTCGCGTGCGCGTCAAATATGGGTCGGTATACCATGAAATTCATATCAACTCTCAGGCCACCTTTG GAGAATTGAAGAAGCTGCTGGCCGGGCCAACTGGCTTGCACCACCAGGATCAAAAGCTGTTTTACAAGGATAAAGAAAGGGATTCAAATTCATTTCTTGACAGTGCCGGAGTGAAGGACAAATCCAAAATCGTTCTCGTTGAGGATGCGATTAGCCAAGAAAAACGATACCTAGAGATGAGAAAGACTGCTAAAATGGAAAAGGCCGCgaaattgatatcagaaatcaGCATGGAGGTTGACAGGCTTGCCGGCAAG GTGTCGGCGCTTGAAACTGTAGTTTCTAGAGGTGGGAAAGTGGTTGAAAAAGATGTGGTAGACCTGATCGAGTTGTTGATGAATCAGTTGCTTAAATTGGATGGCATTGTTGCTGATGGAGATGTCAAATTACAGAGTAAAATACAG GTGAAGAGAGTGCAAAAGAATGTCGAGATTCTTGATGCGTTGAAGATGAAAAACTCAGCAACTGCTAGCAATGGAAACCACGTTGCAACACCCACTCAACAAAACCAGCCGCAGCAGCAGAAGCATGCGAATGGGCTCACATCTTCACCATTTCAACCGCATATGAATTCAAAAGGGAATGTAGCAGCATCCCCTGTTCAACCACAACAACCAAGACATTCTTTCGGTAGTTCTTCGACCGATTCTCCCAGACATATCCAGGATCAACCTTCTCGACAGTCGAGTTCTACAGCAGCTGTCGTGATCACCACACAGTGGGAAACTTTTGACTCTACCCCAGCACCGATTCGTGGTGCCAATCCTTCGATATCTACATTAGGGACGAACACATTTCATCTAGTACAACCTAGTTTTACATGGGACTTGATGTAG
- the LOC140805223 gene encoding DNA-directed RNA polymerases II, IV and V subunit 6A-like, protein MADEDYEMDGGYEDEPMEPEIDEGAEVEEDNNNEDTPDPIEGDGDEKQEQVPIARPRKTSKYMTKYERARILGTRALQISMNAPVMVELEGETDPLEIAMKELRQRKIPFTIRRYLPDGSYEDWGVNELIVEDSWKRQVGGE, encoded by the exons ATGGCGGACGAGGACTATGAGATGGACGGAGG CTACGAGGATGAGCCAATGGAACCCGAGATTGAT GAAGGGGCGGAAGTTGAAGAAGATAATAACAACGAGGACACTCCTGACCCGATCGAAGGCGATGGAGATGAGAAACAGGAGCAGGTACCCATCGCACGCCCTCGGAAAACATCGAAGTATATGACCAAGTACGAAAGAGCTAGGATTCTGGGCACACGGGCTCTGCAGATAAG CATGAATGCTCCCGTTATGGTTGAATTAGAAGGTGAAACCGACCCGCTCGAG ATTGCAATGAAGGAGCTACGACAGCGAAAAATACCATTCACTATTCGTCGTTACCTCCCTGATGGAAG CTATGAGGATTGGGGAGTGAATGAATTGATTGTGGAAGACTCGTGGAAAAGGCAAGTTGGGGGAGAGTGA
- the LOC140805668 gene encoding LOW QUALITY PROTEIN: probable methyltransferase PMT15 (The sequence of the model RefSeq protein was modified relative to this genomic sequence to represent the inferred CDS: deleted 1 base in 1 codon) produces MGGPPPPHYTPLSKHTANAAASYLKKPRLFSLALVTILCSLSYLVAVWKHGGATTTISKLGATIPCLIAANSNETRQTYSSTVKLDFASHHSAADGGVGDDVSGVKIKKYPPCDLRYSEYTPCEDQKRSLKFERDRLIYRERHCPAKEELLKCRVPAPHGYKNPFKWPQSRDLVWYANVPHKELTVEKAVQNWIRFEGDRFRFPGGGTMFPNGADAYIDDIGKLINLKDGSIRTAIDTGCGVASWGAYLLSRNILTMSFAPRDTHEAQVQFALERGVPALIGVIASKRLPYPSRAFDMAHCSRCLIPWGEYDGAYLIEVDRVLRPGGYWILSGPPIRWRKYWKGWERSREDLNSEQMQIENITRSLCWKKLVEKDDISIWQKPLNHFKCKKFKSLVKNVPTFCPNDQNPDKSWYTNSETCLTRLPDVSTNEEVAGGGLEKWPNRLTALPPRISRGTINGVSSETFHQDLQLWKRRVSYYKTVNNQLGQKGRYRNVLDMNAFLGGFAANLIDDPLWVMNVVPVEAKINTLGVIYERGLIGTYQSWCEAMSTYPRTYDLIHADSMFTLYKDRCGMEDILLEMDRILRPEGSLIIRDDVDILVKVKRIADGLNWDTQIVDHEDGPLEREKLLFAVKLYWTA; encoded by the exons ATGGGAGGTCCGCCCCCTCCT CACTACACTCCACTTTCCAAACACACGGCCAATGCCGCCGCGTCCTACCTCAAGAAACCAAGACTCTTCTCCTTAGCCTTAGTCACAATCCTCTGCTCCCTCTCCTACCTCGTCGCCGTCTGGAAACACGGCGGCGCCACCACCACCATCTCAAAGCTTGGCGCTACCATCCCATGCTTGATCGCGGCCAACTCAAACGAAACCCGCCAGACATACTCCTCCACGGTTAAACTCGACTTCGCGTCCCATCATTCCGCCGCGGACGGTGGCGTAGGGGACGATGTCTCCGGCGTGAAAATCAAGAAATACCCCCCTTGTGACTTACGGTACAGTGAATACACCCCATGCGAGGACCAGAAAAGATCGCTGAAATTCGAGCGTGACAGGTTGATATACAGAGAGAGGCACTGTCCTGCGAAAGAGGAGTTATTGAAATGCCGGGTTCCGGCTCCACACGGATACAAAAACCCTTTCAAGTGGCCGCAGAGCAGGGATCTGGTGTGGTACGCAAATGTACCACACAAGGAATTGACCGTGGAGAAGGCGGTTCAGAATTGGATTCGGTTCGAGGGAGACCGGTTTAGGTTCCCTGGTGGAGGAACAATGTTTCCTAATGGCGCTGACGCTTACATCGATGATATTGGAAAGTTGATTAATTTGAAGGATGGCTCCATTCGGACCGCCATTGATACTGGTTGCGGT GTTGCGAGCTGGGGTGCTTATCTTTTATCAAGAAACATCCTCACGATGTCGTTTGCGCCGAGGGACACACACGAAGCACAGGTGCAATTCGCATTGGAACGAGGAGTTCCTGCGTTGATCGGCGTCATCGCCTCCAAGAGGCTACCATACCCGTCTAGGGCTTTCGACATGGCACATTGCTCGCGTTGCCTCATTCCATGGGGGGAATATG ATGGTGCATACTTGATTGAAGTTGATCGTGTTTTAAGGCCGGGCGGGTACTGGATCCTATCAGGTCCACCTATCCGTTGGAGAAAGTACTGGAAAGGGTGGGAGAGATCGAGGGAGGATTTGAATTCGGAGCAAATGCAAATTGAGAACATAACAAGGAGCCTATGTTGGAAAAAGCTAGTCGAGAAGGATGATATCTCTATTTGGCAAAAGCCATTGAATCACTTCAAGTGCAAAAAATTTAAATCACTGGTCAAGAACGTCCCCACGTTTTGCCCCAATGATCAGAACCCCGATAAATCTTG GTACACAAATTCAGAAACTTGCTTGACTCGTTTACCCGATGTTTCCACCAATGAGGAGGTAGCCGGCGGTGGGCTGGAAAAGTGGCCAAATCGTCTAACTGCCTTACCTCCTAGGATTAGTCGAGGAACGATAAATGGAGTGTCCAGTGAAACTTTTCATCAGGACTTGCAACTGTGGAAGAGGAGGGTCTCGTATTATAAAACGGTTAATAACCAGCTAGGCCAAAAGGGAAGGTATCGCAACGTCCTTGATATGAACGCTTTCTTGGGTGGATTCGCCGCTAATTTGATCGACGATCCTCTTTGGGTGATGAACGTGGTTCCAGTCGAGGCTAAGATCAACACACTCGGTGTCATCTACGAACGAGGATTGATTGGAACTTATCAGAGCTg GTGTGAAGCGATGTCAACTTATCCAAGAACGTACGATCTCATCCATGCTGATTCAATGTTTACCCTCTACAAAGATCG ATGCGGAATGGAAGATATTTTATTAGAAATGGACAGGATTTTGAGACCCGAAGGAAGTTTGATTATTCGAGACGATGTAGATATATTGGTGAAGGTGAAAAGAATTGCAGATGGATTGAATTGGGATACCCAAATTGTAGATCATGAAGATGGACCATTGGAGAGGGAGAAGCTTTTGTTTGCAGTGAAATTGTATTGGACAGCTTAG
- the LOC140805690 gene encoding stamen-specific protein FIL1-like, whose product MAAMKSVSALVLVLVLVAQSQMIPQSLAQTCSSTLSTLNVCAPFVMPGAAATAPNPDCCNALQAVDHNCLCNTIRIASRIPAQCNLPPLTCGAN is encoded by the exons atgGCAGCAATGAAGTCTGTTTCAGCTCTGGTACTCGTCCTTGTGTTGGTGGCTCAAAGCCAAATGATACCACAATCACTAGCACAAACTTGTTCTTCCACTCTTTCCACCCTCAATGTCTGTGCACCCTTTGTCATGCCCGGAGCCGCCGCCACCGCCCCCAACCCAGACTGCTGCAACGCTCTCCAGGCCGTCGACCACAACTGCCTCTGTAACACTATCAGGATCGCCTCCCGTATCCCCGCCCAATGCAACCTCCCTCCCCTCACCTGCGGCG CAAACTGA
- the LOC140804968 gene encoding protein IQ-DOMAIN 24-like, protein MGKVTRWLRSLLGHKTSQPGSYSKKTTRKWSITKSGDHISAERSVKRLQFKNVIHNPSATASLYAEAVDDDKHAIAVAAATAAVAEAALAAAHAAAEVVKLTRGGVGEYVNLERRRMVAAVKIQSAYRACLARRAFRALKGLVKLQALVRGRIVRNRSTVMLHRMQAMARIQARASTHRSYVSESSIPKTKFSNNCHLGIGIVNHTNKEIMSSGFKQSPSPRKQRSSRSRLDNQESSNLGFIWLDQCMEQPPRTNHKNRSLNVSHDGYASDDKILEIDTMKPRQNIRQINRMSPVSEYFSAWNNTEREYNKCDSMSRLSSKLQNPNPSISSEEVSYIRSPLFVRETDRLASWTAENSPIVRHALSRLTRHSHRRLSFTPTRKKCSRSLLDNYFGHPNYMANTESSRAKLRSHSVPKQRMQPEEFGLGGALNPVLRENDVNSEKGFDIKLSSTRNNQL, encoded by the exons ATGGGTAAGGTCACTAGGTGGTTGCGTTCGCTACTGGGGCATAAAACCTCACAGCCGGGATCATACTCGAAGAAGACTACGAGAAAGTGGAGTATCACCAAATCCGGAGATCATATTTCTGCTGAGAGGAGTGTTAAGCGGTTGCAGTTTAAGAATGTGATTCACAACCCTTCCGCCACCGCCAGTCTGTATGCTGAGGCGGTGGACGATGACAAGCATGCAATAGCCGTGGCCGCCGCCACGGCAGCGGTTGCGGAGGCTGCTCTGGCTGCCGCTCACGCAGCGGCTGAGGTGGTCAAGCTGACCCGTGGCGGTGTGGGGGAATACGTTAACCTTGAACGGCGTCGCATGGTCGCTGCTGTTAAGATCCAGTCGGCATATCGTGCGTGTTTG GCTAGGAGAGCGTTCCGGGCACTCAAGGGTCTGGTCAAGCTTCAAGCCTTGGTGAGAGGCCGCATTGTTAGAAACCGAAGCACAGTTATGCTACATCGCATGCAAGCTATGGCTCGAATCCAAGCTCGAGCCTCTACACATCGATCTTACGTGTCTGAATCTTCAATTCCTAAAACCAAGTTCTCCAACAATTGTCATCTA GGCATTGGCATCGTGAATCACACGAACAAAGAAATTATGTCAAGTGGGTTCAAACAAAGTCCATCTCCGCGGAAG CAGCGTAGTTCAAGATCACGTCTAGACAACCAAGAAAGCTCGAATCTAGGTTTCATTTGGTTAGATCAATGTATGGAACAACCTCCGCGGACCAATCACAAGAACAGGTCTCTAAATGTTTCCCACGATGGTTACGCAAGTGATGACAAGATTCTAGAAATAGACACGATGAAGCCTCGCCAAAACATCAGACAAATTAATAGAATGTCACCGGTGTCTGAATACTTCTCAGCATGGAATAACACAGAGCGAGAATATAACAAATGTGACTCCATGTCTAGACTTTCATCAAAACTTCAAAACCCAAATCCAAGTATATCCTCAGAGGAAGTCTCGTACATACGATCTCCATTGTTTGTCCGAGAAACAGACCGGCTCGCATCGTGGACTGCTGAAAATAGTCCAATTGTTCGCCATGCTTTGTCTAGACTTACACGCCATAGCCATAGAAGACTATCTTTTACTCCCACAAGGAAAAAGTGCTCGAGAAGTTTGCTAGACAACTACTTTGGTCATCCTAACTACATGGCAAATACAGAGTCGTCCCGCGCAAAACTCAGGTCTCACAGCGTACCCAAGCAGAGAATGCAGCCCGAGGAATTTGGTCTAGGTGGGGCGCTTAATCCGGTTCTTCGGGAGAATGATGTTAATTCGGAAAAAGGGTTCGATATTAAACTGAGCTCCACACGTAACAACCAGCTCTAG